In Rheinheimera sp. MM224, one DNA window encodes the following:
- the ggt gene encoding gamma-glutamyltransferase: MAYRFLPVALLLTLFICVNPLQATESIAPTPGIKHGAVASPDQYGALVAEQILRKGGNAVDAAIATAFTLAVTYPEAGNIGGGGFMLVWFDGKPYFLDYRETAPAAAHKDMFLNADKQVIENLSLIGHKASGVPGTVMGLWLAHKKFGSLPWQDLVAPAIHYASTGFTVAENQYQYRADLLQQLEGKTNFAQYFAAMKAGENFKQPELAETLKRIAAQGPDDFYKGKTAELLVAEMQRGKGLITMEDLAAYRAGWRDALVTPWRDKQLISASPPSSGGIALAQLLGLKQRRSSDFNDVKHNSSQYVHLIAELEKRVYADRAEYLGDPGFVTVPQQQLLDSSYLDKRAKEINPLAISETKAVQPGLEGYHTTHFSILDKHGNAVSNTYTLNLDFGSGVVVQGAGFLLNNEMDDFSSKPGVPNVFGVVGNDANAIAPGKRMLSSMTPSILVQDNKVQLVVGTPGGSTIITSIFQVITNLYDFDMPLQKAVAAPRFHHQLLPKDQITMEPYAPLPAEVQQELTKKGYTLHTQGWNLGDVQAIQVSAEQVKAAADPRSRGVAKIIEY; encoded by the coding sequence GCTGTCGCCTCCCCTGATCAATACGGTGCTTTGGTGGCAGAACAAATTCTGCGAAAAGGCGGTAATGCAGTAGACGCGGCCATAGCCACAGCTTTTACTTTGGCTGTGACTTACCCCGAAGCTGGCAATATAGGCGGCGGTGGTTTTATGCTGGTCTGGTTTGACGGCAAACCTTATTTCCTTGATTACCGCGAAACAGCACCAGCAGCAGCGCATAAGGATATGTTTTTAAATGCCGACAAGCAGGTGATTGAAAACTTAAGCTTAATAGGTCATAAAGCCAGCGGCGTGCCAGGCACTGTGATGGGATTATGGCTGGCGCATAAAAAGTTTGGCTCCCTGCCTTGGCAAGACTTAGTAGCTCCGGCTATTCACTACGCCAGCACTGGTTTTACTGTGGCTGAAAACCAATATCAGTACCGCGCCGATTTATTACAGCAACTGGAGGGTAAAACCAACTTTGCGCAGTATTTTGCCGCGATGAAAGCTGGCGAAAACTTCAAACAACCTGAACTGGCAGAAACCTTAAAACGCATTGCAGCACAAGGTCCGGACGATTTCTACAAAGGCAAAACCGCAGAGCTGCTGGTCGCAGAAATGCAGCGGGGTAAAGGCTTAATCACTATGGAAGATTTAGCGGCTTACCGTGCAGGCTGGCGCGATGCTTTAGTGACCCCATGGCGCGACAAGCAGCTCATTAGTGCATCGCCACCAAGTTCAGGTGGCATAGCTTTGGCTCAGCTATTGGGTTTAAAACAGCGTCGCAGCAGCGATTTTAACGATGTAAAACACAACAGCAGCCAGTATGTGCACTTAATAGCTGAGCTGGAAAAACGGGTTTATGCTGACCGGGCAGAGTATTTAGGCGACCCTGGTTTTGTCACAGTGCCACAGCAGCAATTGCTCGACAGCAGCTACCTGGATAAACGCGCGAAAGAAATCAATCCGTTAGCTATCTCAGAAACCAAAGCTGTTCAACCAGGCCTTGAAGGTTATCACACCACTCACTTCTCTATTTTGGATAAGCATGGCAATGCGGTATCAAACACCTATACGCTGAATCTGGATTTTGGCAGCGGCGTGGTGGTGCAAGGTGCTGGCTTTTTACTGAATAACGAAATGGACGATTTCTCCTCCAAGCCAGGTGTGCCTAATGTTTTTGGTGTAGTCGGTAACGACGCAAATGCAATAGCACCAGGCAAACGTATGCTGTCGTCTATGACACCCAGCATTTTGGTGCAGGACAATAAAGTGCAACTGGTGGTTGGCACACCTGGAGGCTCTACTATCATCACCTCTATTTTTCAGGTAATCACCAACCTGTACGACTTCGACATGCCATTGCAAAAGGCTGTCGCAGCGCCGCGTTTTCACCACCAGTTATTACCTAAAGATCAAATCACTATGGAGCCTTACGCCCCACTCCCTGCAGAGGTACAACAAGAGCTGACGAAAAAAGGTTACACCCTGCATACCCAAGGCTGGAATTTAGGTGACGTGCAAGCGATACAGGTCTCAGCAGAACAAGTAAAAGCCGCCGCAGATCCACGTTCCCGTGGTGTGGCGAAGATCATAGAGTATTAA